From a region of the Candidatus Rhabdochlamydia sp. T3358 genome:
- a CDS encoding V-type ATP synthase subunit E yields the protein METGKDKVKKICDVLRKETLEPSQKQAEEMLAQASLQAQEIIAQAHLKQQQLLINAKEQIQKERAIFESSLSQTSKQVIEALKQEIKENIFNKELLYLLKGEMNKPEVLSRLINAVIGAIEKEGIESDLSVYIPEAVPAREINALLLQNILSKLQEKSVLIGSSIHGGIELKIHDKNISIEITDSSLEELIERYSRRDFHEIIFKK from the coding sequence ATGGAGACAGGAAAAGATAAAGTAAAAAAGATCTGCGATGTTCTACGTAAAGAAACATTAGAGCCCTCCCAAAAACAGGCTGAAGAAATGCTAGCACAAGCTAGTCTACAAGCTCAAGAAATTATTGCGCAAGCTCACTTAAAACAACAGCAACTGCTTATCAATGCTAAAGAGCAAATTCAAAAGGAAAGAGCTATTTTTGAGTCTTCTCTATCTCAGACAAGCAAACAAGTCATCGAAGCTTTAAAGCAGGAAATCAAAGAAAATATATTCAACAAAGAATTATTGTATTTGCTTAAAGGTGAGATGAATAAGCCAGAAGTTCTATCCCGACTGATTAATGCGGTTATAGGTGCTATTGAAAAAGAAGGCATTGAATCAGACTTAAGCGTCTACATTCCAGAAGCGGTTCCTGCTCGAGAGATAAATGCCCTTCTTTTGCAAAATATCTTGAGCAAACTACAGGAAAAATCTGTTTTGATTGGGTCCTCTATTCATGGTGGAATTGAGTTAAAAATCCATGATAAAAACATCTCCATAGAAATTACAGATTCTTCTTTAGAAGAGCTCATAGAGCGATATAGTCGTAGAGATTTTCATGAAATAATCTTTAAAAAATAG
- a CDS encoding DUF2764 family protein translates to MSRYVFLVPFLPPLSLDKPTELSFEELMSLLQVNLSRKDLEKIKVLRLAVDLSNIRNLLLGKPIDPHGNFSEKELDEALLVKSDLPQYVFDFLDQFEDNATKLKNFWGLFTQFFAEEIAKQKGFLKDYLIFERESRLVLLGLRAIQAKKDLLQELQFEDPLDPFIKNILLQKDLERYTPPFEYARLKEIFFTYYKDPWEQYRAFTEYQFTTVADIVSKSLFSIDHILCYVAQFILVESLYHLDKKEGEKVFETFQTG, encoded by the coding sequence ATGAGTCGATATGTTTTTTTGGTACCTTTTTTACCTCCTCTTTCTCTAGATAAGCCCACAGAGCTATCTTTTGAAGAGCTAATGAGCTTATTACAGGTAAACTTAAGTCGCAAAGATTTGGAAAAGATCAAAGTATTGCGCTTAGCTGTGGATCTATCAAATATTAGGAATCTGCTTTTAGGGAAGCCTATCGATCCACATGGGAACTTTTCAGAAAAAGAATTGGACGAAGCTCTACTTGTAAAAAGCGATTTACCTCAATACGTCTTTGATTTTTTAGATCAATTTGAAGACAACGCAACAAAATTAAAAAATTTCTGGGGGTTATTTACGCAGTTTTTTGCAGAGGAAATTGCTAAGCAAAAAGGGTTCTTAAAAGACTATTTAATTTTTGAGAGAGAATCTAGATTGGTTTTACTGGGCTTAAGGGCTATCCAAGCTAAAAAAGATCTTCTACAAGAGCTGCAGTTTGAAGATCCCCTAGATCCTTTTATAAAGAATATTTTATTGCAAAAGGATTTAGAAAGATATACGCCTCCTTTTGAGTATGCACGTTTGAAAGAGATCTTTTTTACCTATTACAAAGATCCTTGGGAACAATATCGAGCCTTTACAGAATATCAGTTTACGACTGTTGCAGACATAGTGAGCAAAAGCTTATTTTCTATCGATCATATTCTCTGTTATGTAGCGCAATTTATATTAGTGGAATCACTTTACCATTTAGACAAAAAAGAAGGGGAGAAAGTTTTTGAGACATTTCAAACCGGATAA
- a CDS encoding alpha/beta fold hydrolase, whose product MCNPSKHKVIYALPGFLGLQSDWSALKKEISLTPINPYQIAQPEQGLHKWAQEFNKILPKEPILLGYSMGARLCMHTLLESFPKALILISGNPGLKTQEEKKKRLTLDHNWAERFQKESWESLMHSWNNRSVFSATPLIRYEKDYSRNILSSALKSWSLAHQIDFSTILEQAPIPILWITGKLDEAYSKKPMKFSHPLSQSWIVPSSGHRVPWEQPKAFLKILHQFLRSIE is encoded by the coding sequence TTGTGTAATCCATCAAAGCACAAAGTGATCTATGCTCTGCCAGGATTTTTAGGTCTACAATCCGATTGGTCAGCTCTGAAAAAAGAGATTTCCTTAACTCCTATTAATCCTTATCAAATTGCGCAACCAGAGCAAGGTTTGCATAAATGGGCTCAAGAATTTAATAAAATACTTCCAAAAGAGCCCATTCTCTTAGGCTATTCCATGGGAGCTCGTCTATGTATGCACACTCTTTTAGAAAGTTTTCCTAAAGCTCTTATTCTGATTTCTGGTAATCCAGGTTTAAAAACTCAAGAGGAGAAAAAAAAGCGTTTAACTTTAGATCACAATTGGGCAGAGCGTTTTCAGAAAGAGTCATGGGAATCTTTGATGCATAGCTGGAATAACCGCTCTGTATTTTCAGCAACCCCTCTTATACGCTATGAAAAGGATTACTCCCGCAATATCCTCTCTTCTGCACTTAAATCTTGGTCCTTAGCCCATCAAATAGATTTTTCTACAATCCTTGAACAAGCACCTATTCCTATTTTATGGATCACCGGCAAGCTAGACGAAGCCTACTCTAAGAAACCTATGAAATTCTCCCATCCTCTTTCACAAAGCTGGATTGTCCCCTCTTCTGGACATCGAGTTCCTTGGGAACAACCAAAGGCTTTTCTTAAAATACTCCATCAATTTTTAAGATCGATTGAATAA